A DNA window from Merismopedia glauca CCAP 1448/3 contains the following coding sequences:
- a CDS encoding type I polyketide synthase: MEPVAIIGMGCRFPGGENPSSFWSLLRNGGDAIAPVPSDRWDIDRFYHPEPGTPGKMITRWGGFLKQVNRFDANFFGISLEEAQRIDPQQKLMLEVAWEALEDAGVVPAKLSGTSTGVFLGISKSDHNRVLYQDLAQISATSIPDSNPSIVANRLSFFLQVQGPSMAIDTTCSSALVALHLACQSLQSGESELAIVGGISLNLVPEDFICLSLAGLISPDGRCKTFDARANGYGRGEGCGVVVVKLLREAIANRDNILAVIRGSAVNQNGLSNGFTAPNGLAQQALISKALANAGVSADRISYVETHGTGTPLGDAIEVKSLKAKLKSDRPCWLGSVKTNIGHLEAAAGVASLIKTVLSLQNQEIPAHLHFQQLHPYISLKGTNLAIPTELQPWSQEREPRLAGVSSFGSGGTNAHIILESAPENPDLRSNNESQLLTLSAKTEPALRELARRYQRFIQDNPNNSLADICFTANTGRSLFNYRLAAIADSKEQLAIQLGDFANAKETTGVMTGKAIGQKGAEILNLTSNRQNWSTIAQLYVNGGSINWSEFYQENPSHRLQLPTYPFQRQKCSLHNNE, encoded by the coding sequence ATGGAACCTGTAGCAATTATTGGAATGGGTTGTCGTTTTCCAGGAGGTGAAAACCCAAGCTCTTTCTGGAGTTTATTACGCAATGGTGGAGATGCGATCGCACCAGTTCCTTCGGATAGATGGGATATAGATCGCTTCTATCACCCAGAACCAGGAACCCCAGGGAAAATGATTACCCGTTGGGGAGGTTTCCTAAAACAAGTCAATCGCTTTGATGCTAATTTCTTTGGGATTTCCTTAGAGGAAGCGCAAAGAATCGATCCACAGCAAAAATTAATGCTGGAGGTGGCTTGGGAGGCTTTGGAGGATGCTGGAGTAGTGCCTGCAAAGCTTTCTGGTACGTCTACGGGGGTTTTTCTGGGAATTAGCAAAAGCGATCATAATCGTGTCTTATACCAAGATTTAGCCCAAATAAGCGCAACTAGTATTCCTGATAGCAACCCCTCCATTGTGGCTAACCGCCTCTCTTTTTTTCTCCAGGTGCAAGGACCAAGTATGGCGATCGATACTACCTGTTCGTCTGCTTTGGTAGCACTGCATCTGGCTTGTCAGAGTTTGCAAAGTGGAGAGTCTGAATTAGCAATAGTTGGCGGAATTAGCTTAAATCTGGTTCCAGAAGATTTTATTTGTCTATCTTTAGCTGGGTTAATATCTCCAGATGGTCGCTGCAAAACTTTTGACGCGAGAGCGAATGGTTATGGTAGGGGGGAAGGTTGTGGAGTGGTTGTTGTTAAGTTACTACGGGAGGCGATCGCCAATCGAGACAATATTTTAGCCGTAATTCGCGGTTCAGCCGTGAATCAAAACGGTTTGAGCAATGGATTTACTGCTCCCAATGGATTAGCTCAACAAGCGCTAATTAGCAAGGCTCTAGCTAATGCTGGGGTGAGTGCAGATCGAATTAGCTATGTGGAAACTCATGGGACGGGAACTCCTTTGGGAGATGCGATTGAAGTGAAGTCGCTTAAAGCTAAGCTGAAGAGCGATCGACCCTGTTGGCTGGGTTCAGTCAAAACCAATATTGGTCATTTGGAAGCAGCAGCAGGGGTTGCTAGTTTGATTAAAACGGTACTATCACTGCAAAACCAAGAAATACCAGCCCATTTGCACTTTCAACAGCTACATCCCTATATTTCTCTTAAAGGAACAAATTTAGCTATCCCAACGGAGTTGCAACCTTGGAGTCAAGAGCGAGAGCCTCGGTTAGCTGGAGTTAGTTCATTTGGTTCGGGGGGAACTAATGCCCATATTATCCTGGAATCTGCTCCTGAAAACCCAGATTTGAGGAGTAATAATGAATCCCAATTACTCACCCTTTCGGCTAAAACTGAACCTGCATTAAGAGAATTAGCTAGGCGTTATCAAAGGTTTATTCAAGATAATCCCAATAATTCTCTAGCAGATATTTGTTTTACAGCAAATACAGGGCGATCGCTCTTCAATTACCGTCTGGCTGCGATCGCTGACTCCAAAGAACAGTTAGCTATACAGTTAGGCGATTTTGCGAACGCAAAGGAAACGACAGGGGTAATGACAGGGAAAGCCATAGGACAAAAGGGAGCAGAGATACTTAATTTAACTAGTAATAGGCAAAATTGGTCAACAATAGCTCAATTATATGTCAATGGAGGATCTATCAATTGGTCAGAATTTTATCAAGAAAACCCCTCTCATCGCCTACAACTACCAACTTATCCCTTCCAGCGTCAGAAATGCTCTTTGCATAATAATGAGTAA
- a CDS encoding acyl carrier protein, with product METQTKQLNVTEVQAWLVSYLSQLLEINPDEINATTDFDRYGLDSSAAIGLTSDFGNWLGFELDPTLTYDYPTIETLVQHVVELSNSRG from the coding sequence ATGGAAACTCAAACCAAACAGCTAAACGTCACTGAAGTTCAAGCTTGGCTAGTCTCTTACTTATCTCAACTGCTAGAAATCAATCCAGATGAGATTAATGCTACTACCGACTTTGATCGCTATGGTTTAGATTCCTCTGCGGCGATCGGTTTAACCAGCGATTTTGGTAATTGGTTGGGATTTGAGCTAGATCCGACTTTAACCTACGATTACCCAACCATTGAAACTCTGGTGCAGCACGTAGTTGAATTATCTAACTCTAGAGGATAG
- a CDS encoding acyl-CoA desaturase — MRRHGDNPINHQPSTINHQPSTINHQPSTINHQPSTMQIPISIESDRLTTQLQIHGWTTILLPFFGTILALVVAWHSGISLVDIGLLVMMYSLTTIGITVGFHRHFAHCTFETNNPMRVIFGILGSMAAEGPMNYWVATHRRHHKYSDLPGDPHSPFIKGEEKLSGWRGLWHSHMGWTVDHKITNTFLFAKDMLRDPLMVKISKLYYLWIFIGLAIPAILGGLITQSWMGAFTGFLWGGCVRTFLHHHIGFWTIGSLAHLWGDRPFDTGDWSRNNIWLAIPTGGEMWHNNHHAFPNSAIFGFEWWQIDLGGWLIRALEKLGLVWDVKFPTPGMIEAKKSSNPNANL, encoded by the coding sequence ATGCGGAGACACGGAGACAACCCAATCAACCATCAACCATCAACCATCAACCATCAACCATCAACCATCAACCATCAACCATCAACCATCAACCATCAACCATCAACAATGCAGATTCCTATTTCTATTGAAAGCGATCGCCTGACTACTCAACTCCAAATTCATGGGTGGACGACGATCCTACTACCTTTCTTCGGTACTATTTTAGCTCTGGTGGTGGCTTGGCACTCAGGCATCAGTCTAGTAGACATCGGCTTACTGGTGATGATGTATAGCCTAACTACCATTGGGATTACCGTAGGTTTTCACAGACACTTTGCTCACTGTACCTTTGAAACCAATAATCCCATGCGCGTCATCTTCGGGATTTTAGGCTCAATGGCGGCTGAAGGTCCCATGAATTACTGGGTGGCGACTCATCGACGACACCACAAGTATAGCGATTTACCAGGAGATCCCCATTCTCCATTTATCAAAGGAGAGGAAAAACTAAGCGGTTGGCGCGGTTTGTGGCATTCCCATATGGGTTGGACGGTGGATCATAAAATCACTAATACCTTCCTATTTGCTAAAGATATGCTCCGCGACCCCTTAATGGTGAAAATTAGCAAACTTTACTATCTGTGGATATTTATAGGTTTGGCTATCCCTGCCATTCTGGGCGGATTAATTACTCAAAGCTGGATGGGTGCTTTCACTGGCTTTTTATGGGGTGGTTGCGTTCGCACCTTTTTACACCATCATATCGGCTTTTGGACAATTGGATCTCTAGCTCATCTATGGGGCGATCGCCCTTTCGATACAGGGGATTGGAGTCGCAATAATATTTGGCTGGCTATTCCTACAGGTGGCGAAATGTGGCATAACAATCATCATGCTTTCCCAAATTCAGCCATTTTTGGGTTTGAATGGTGGCAAATAGATCTTGGCGGTTGGTTAATCCGCGCTTTGGAAAAGCTAGGTTTGGTTTGGGATGTTAAGTTCCCTACCCCAGGGATGATCGAAGCGAAAAAATCATCGAACCCCAATGCAAATCTATGA